The Neobacillus sp. PS3-34 genome has a window encoding:
- a CDS encoding nucleotidyltransferase domain-containing protein: protein MNSENTNELARSQLKVLSEINSICLSLDARFWLRGGWAIDFRLGRITRNHSDLDLVTWVQNREMLERELVKAGFHLIPVSEFQTDFLKNGVDISFVFLKQSPDGRIYAYGIPDEWEWRQDALPTDFHTLQGVTAFVLSLQQLLEEKQVYEQGTGRKPRPKDIESMKILRNMIEKSKN, encoded by the coding sequence ATGAATAGCGAGAATACAAATGAACTGGCTCGTTCCCAGTTGAAGGTTCTTAGTGAAATAAATTCTATTTGCTTGTCACTGGATGCCCGATTCTGGTTAAGGGGAGGCTGGGCGATCGATTTTCGGCTTGGAAGGATTACCAGAAATCACTCTGATCTTGATTTGGTTACCTGGGTGCAGAACCGAGAGATGCTTGAAAGGGAACTGGTGAAGGCTGGTTTCCATCTCATACCGGTAAGTGAATTTCAGACCGATTTCCTAAAGAATGGCGTAGATATCAGCTTTGTATTCCTTAAACAGTCCCCGGATGGACGGATTTATGCCTATGGAATACCTGATGAATGGGAATGGAGGCAGGATGCATTGCCAACAGATTTTCATACTCTTCAGGGGGTAACTGCATTTGTGTTAAGCCTGCAGCAATTATTGGAGGAAAAACAAGTATACGAGCAAGGAACTGGAAGAAAACCCAGGCCTAAAGACATTGAAAGCATGAAGATTCTTCGAAATATGATTGAAAAGTCAAAAAACTAG
- a CDS encoding GDSL-type esterase/lipase family protein, producing MKKIFKSFLLLLAVSLVFTTSAFAISEQNKRSLVALGDSIPYGYNLGDNTAGPSKDAFPYFMGYLTNMQVSDLGIPGLKTDGLLAKLQNDTLFRENVRQATFITLNIGNNDLLAALKQAYAASNGNPQLLNYYLMQYIGSSKVFSNLSATVAEIRKISDAPIVVYNFYNPFQLNDPLHYVALNVLPALNAQVKQLVDVANLQLKNVLLADAFTAFGENQAKYVLTNDIHPTLAGHKKIAEAGLKALSK from the coding sequence TTGAAAAAAATCTTTAAATCTTTTTTGTTGCTGTTAGCAGTCAGTTTAGTCTTTACCACCTCAGCATTTGCAATAAGTGAACAAAATAAAAGGTCACTAGTAGCTTTAGGAGATTCCATTCCATACGGATACAATCTGGGTGACAATACTGCCGGACCTTCTAAAGACGCTTTTCCTTACTTTATGGGGTACTTAACAAATATGCAGGTTAGTGACCTGGGTATTCCCGGTTTAAAAACGGATGGTTTATTAGCAAAGCTGCAAAACGACACGCTTTTCCGTGAAAACGTCAGACAAGCAACCTTTATCACTCTTAATATTGGCAACAATGATTTATTAGCAGCCTTAAAACAGGCATATGCGGCAAGCAATGGAAATCCGCAGTTATTAAATTATTATTTAATGCAATACATTGGTAGCAGCAAAGTCTTTTCAAACCTATCTGCAACAGTGGCAGAAATAAGAAAAATAAGCGATGCACCTATTGTCGTATACAACTTCTACAACCCATTCCAATTGAATGATCCACTTCATTATGTAGCATTGAATGTACTCCCGGCTCTCAATGCACAAGTGAAACAATTAGTTGATGTTGCCAATCTGCAGCTTAAAAACGTTTTACTTGCAGACGCATTTACAGCCTTCGGTGAAAATCAAGCAAAATACGTATTAACAAATGACATTCACCCGACGCTGGCCGGACATAAAAAGATTGCTGAAGCTGGTTTAAAAGCATTGAGTAAATAA
- a CDS encoding GNAT family N-acetyltransferase has protein sequence MNLQYEVIPEEKIEYCRDLCNELMAFQKSKSYITPELFDNMNFDTRMIPSLKSAIHNYIVVVKDEDNIVGYVYSNISPKETYSNDFATFFDLSSVSKKNVGCLSQFYIKEGYRQYGVGSTLFNMSMKWLKQFDDIENYFIFVSNGNEDALEFYKRKGFSVSHDILDGFITVLRNKK, from the coding sequence ATGAATTTACAATACGAGGTTATTCCTGAAGAAAAAATTGAATACTGCAGAGATCTATGTAATGAACTCATGGCCTTTCAAAAATCTAAATCTTACATAACACCTGAATTGTTTGACAACATGAATTTTGACACGCGGATGATTCCTTCATTAAAAAGTGCAATACATAATTATATTGTCGTAGTTAAAGATGAAGATAACATAGTAGGTTATGTATATTCAAATATCTCTCCAAAAGAAACCTATTCAAATGATTTTGCTACATTCTTTGACCTTTCTTCAGTTAGTAAAAAGAATGTCGGCTGTTTATCCCAATTTTATATTAAAGAAGGCTACAGACAATATGGGGTTGGTTCTACCCTTTTCAATATGTCAATGAAGTGGTTGAAACAATTTGATGATATCGAAAATTATTTTATCTTTGTCTCAAATGGCAATGAAGACGCCTTGGAGTTCTATAAACGCAAGGGTTTTTCTGTAAGCCATGACATATTAGATGGTTTTATAACCGTTTTACGCAACAAAAAATAA
- a CDS encoding S8 family serine peptidase: MRKTSMFLTFLLILTVALPAFASTSTKTSTINLTVVLKNQSVSKSFKDLVVKSGGKIEREIPQLGAIEIRGSADLITVLQKNTEVSSVSPSIKMSLPTEKKVAFTAPSTTQVDQQKRLGGLIKKYQTVLPYQAKSLMVSPTISKPPGDHGGEPEVDPDLYNFYQWDIKKVTNYGASFKNNSGTHNVVVGIIDTGVDYLHPDLQTNYMGGRNYVPAGANGDSTETGDPTDVMDRNGHGSHVAGSIAGKGRILGVAPGIGYRSYRVFGAEGGAETSTVAQAIIGATNDGVDVISMSLGGYAVIGATIWTDPATGKHYNLGSDVADFLLYKRAVKYATDHGVTVVAAAGNDGINITNKKTVTEFLNEEYGQDGYTFIGAGFEQPGLDPGVITVSATGPMDTRASYSNYGPGSIDITAPGGDGQRYDKGLWYLDLCLGAYKDNGYIFMAGTSMATPKVSAVAALLISKYGKMAPQKVARLIRESAEDIGDQGKDQYFGNGMVQAPSEKEQLPAEVDWHKQFGGALMERGSKVHQTADGGYIMVGASETFSTKGIFYNEEKHWWDQDVDMLVVKVGKDGRTEWYRPLGSESLDEWGNDVVQTKDGGYLVVGYSGKYDSKATDVYLVKLSSTGETQWENTIGQKDLYEGGIKLLPTADGGYVMAGSGYDQKGVANDVLLMKIDSNGKEQWTQKYGGAASDTGYNVVATRDGGYIVAGQSYSVQMGRGSDFYLIKTDSKGTKQWEKTFGKGDFRDDFLYDVVENADGDYILVGDSSRFEWVGGFFPEIFSQSYFAKVSKKGDLIWENYYGDDSSSQSAQGLVKTSDGNYIAAGYKNSSENSYDVALWKFDDKGNQIWAKQYGGNSVDIGSSIEATKDGGYAVLGYTGSYTSGDIDDRDMYLLKLNSAVNK, encoded by the coding sequence TTGAGAAAGACTTCGATGTTTCTGACATTTTTACTGATACTGACAGTTGCTTTACCTGCTTTTGCAAGCACATCTACTAAAACAAGTACTATTAATCTTACTGTTGTATTAAAAAATCAAAGTGTATCAAAAAGTTTCAAAGATTTAGTAGTAAAAAGCGGAGGGAAGATAGAGAGGGAAATCCCACAGCTGGGGGCTATCGAGATAAGAGGAAGTGCCGATTTAATCACGGTTTTACAGAAAAATACTGAAGTAAGTTCAGTTAGCCCTTCCATTAAAATGAGTCTTCCAACTGAGAAAAAAGTGGCGTTTACAGCTCCTTCTACAACACAGGTTGACCAGCAAAAGAGATTAGGAGGTTTGATTAAAAAATATCAAACTGTATTACCTTATCAGGCAAAATCACTCATGGTGAGCCCGACGATATCAAAGCCACCGGGTGATCATGGAGGAGAACCTGAAGTTGATCCTGATTTATATAATTTTTATCAATGGGATATTAAGAAGGTAACCAATTATGGTGCCAGTTTTAAAAATAATAGCGGCACCCATAATGTTGTCGTAGGAATTATTGACACAGGGGTGGATTATTTACATCCTGATTTACAAACAAACTATATGGGCGGAAGAAATTATGTTCCGGCTGGTGCAAATGGGGATTCTACAGAAACTGGAGATCCAACAGATGTAATGGACCGAAATGGGCACGGAAGCCATGTAGCAGGGAGCATTGCAGGTAAAGGACGTATTTTAGGTGTAGCACCGGGTATTGGGTACAGGTCTTATCGTGTATTTGGAGCCGAGGGAGGTGCAGAAACATCCACGGTTGCACAGGCAATTATTGGTGCGACAAATGATGGTGTGGATGTTATCTCCATGAGTTTGGGAGGATATGCAGTCATAGGCGCAACCATTTGGACAGATCCGGCCACTGGCAAGCATTATAATCTGGGCAGTGATGTGGCTGATTTCCTTCTGTATAAGCGTGCGGTGAAATATGCAACTGACCATGGAGTAACAGTTGTTGCTGCTGCAGGAAACGATGGTATTAATATTACGAATAAAAAGACTGTTACAGAATTCCTAAATGAAGAGTATGGACAGGATGGCTATACTTTTATCGGAGCTGGATTTGAACAGCCTGGCCTTGATCCAGGGGTTATTACCGTTTCTGCAACAGGTCCAATGGACACAAGAGCTTCTTATTCCAATTACGGGCCGGGTTCCATCGATATCACTGCCCCAGGAGGCGATGGGCAGCGATATGATAAAGGGTTATGGTATTTAGATCTTTGTTTGGGTGCTTATAAAGATAATGGCTATATTTTTATGGCTGGGACTTCGATGGCAACACCTAAGGTTTCAGCTGTTGCCGCATTGCTGATTAGCAAATACGGTAAAATGGCTCCGCAAAAAGTAGCCCGCCTCATACGTGAAAGTGCTGAGGATATCGGAGACCAGGGCAAGGACCAGTATTTCGGTAACGGCATGGTTCAGGCTCCCTCTGAAAAAGAACAACTACCAGCTGAAGTGGATTGGCATAAGCAATTTGGCGGAGCCTTAATGGAAAGAGGTTCAAAGGTTCATCAGACTGCTGATGGCGGTTATATTATGGTAGGCGCGAGCGAAACATTCTCCACCAAAGGAATATTTTATAACGAGGAAAAGCATTGGTGGGACCAAGACGTGGATATGCTGGTAGTCAAGGTTGGGAAGGATGGAAGAACAGAATGGTACCGTCCACTTGGAAGTGAATCACTGGATGAATGGGGTAATGATGTTGTACAAACAAAGGATGGCGGTTATCTCGTTGTAGGTTATTCAGGAAAGTATGATAGTAAGGCAACGGATGTTTATCTTGTGAAGTTATCATCCACCGGGGAAACTCAGTGGGAGAATACAATTGGCCAAAAGGATCTCTACGAAGGTGGTATCAAATTGCTGCCAACTGCCGATGGGGGCTACGTAATGGCTGGATCCGGTTACGACCAAAAGGGTGTGGCAAATGACGTTCTCCTAATGAAAATCGACAGCAATGGTAAAGAGCAATGGACACAAAAGTATGGCGGAGCAGCATCCGATACAGGATATAATGTTGTCGCAACAAGAGATGGAGGTTATATCGTTGCGGGGCAATCTTATTCTGTTCAAATGGGAAGAGGATCCGATTTTTATTTGATTAAAACAGATAGCAAAGGAACGAAGCAATGGGAAAAGACGTTTGGCAAAGGGGACTTTAGAGATGACTTCCTTTATGATGTCGTCGAAAATGCTGATGGAGATTATATCCTTGTTGGCGATTCTTCAAGGTTTGAGTGGGTGGGCGGATTCTTCCCGGAAATATTCAGCCAAAGTTATTTTGCAAAGGTAAGTAAAAAAGGCGATTTGATTTGGGAGAATTATTATGGAGATGACAGCAGCAGCCAGTCCGCACAAGGATTAGTGAAAACCTCTGATGGAAATTATATAGCTGCCGGATACAAAAATTCTTCTGAGAATTCATATGATGTTGCCCTATGGAAATTTGATGATAAAGGAAATCAAATTTGGGCTAAACAGTATGGCGGAAATTCAGTAGATATTGGTTCCTCCATTGAAGCGACGAAAGATGGCGGCTATGCCGTCTTGGGCTATACTGGTTCCTACACATCCGGTGATATAGATGATAGGGATATGTATCTGTTGAAGTTGAATAGTGCAGTTAATAAATAA
- a CDS encoding ABC transporter permease subunit: protein MKILLRLISSFVLWIIMAVVIILIVLLPRDMQSHRVGMEDVMSYHFTWSGYKHNIVDYFENVKKEKSLGKTVANEPVEWELVHYGFRSIVIIVPALFLSIVIGIYKGIFDYRRNRGLWKILGEGTTWIGQSVPDFFIILIIETIISLTIHRVYPHLQLYGYAHWYNIFLPIIFLSFYPASVIAGFTTQALKEEDEKDYILTARAKGLSEKIVLRSHILRNCVPKLLHHFMPITLTLLSSMFLVEMLTLYRAMGSRLMEAVKMKETISSAAKSMPIDTSAAICFSLAFMLLLLITQWISLALKYYLVPASKEEQS from the coding sequence ATGAAAATTCTACTTCGTTTAATAAGCAGTTTCGTTCTTTGGATTATCATGGCAGTAGTTATTATTTTAATCGTGCTGCTCCCAAGAGACATGCAATCCCATCGGGTAGGCATGGAAGATGTCATGTCCTACCACTTCACCTGGTCAGGCTATAAACATAATATTGTTGATTATTTTGAGAATGTTAAAAAAGAGAAAAGTCTTGGGAAAACTGTCGCTAATGAACCCGTTGAATGGGAACTTGTCCATTACGGATTTAGAAGCATCGTCATTATTGTACCAGCACTTTTCCTTAGTATTGTGATTGGTATTTATAAAGGGATTTTTGATTACCGGCGCAATCGCGGATTATGGAAAATACTCGGTGAAGGAACGACTTGGATTGGGCAATCCGTTCCGGACTTTTTTATCATTTTAATTATTGAAACGATTATTTCCTTAACTATCCATCGTGTTTATCCGCATCTTCAATTATACGGTTATGCACATTGGTACAATATCTTCCTGCCGATTATCTTCTTATCGTTTTATCCTGCTTCTGTCATTGCGGGTTTCACGACTCAGGCACTGAAGGAAGAGGATGAAAAAGATTACATTCTGACAGCCAGGGCAAAGGGTTTGTCAGAAAAAATCGTGCTGCGGAGCCATATTCTTCGCAATTGCGTGCCAAAGCTCCTTCATCACTTTATGCCCATCACATTAACATTGCTTTCTTCCATGTTCTTAGTGGAAATGCTGACACTGTATCGAGCCATGGGAAGCAGATTGATGGAAGCCGTAAAAATGAAAGAGACCATTTCATCAGCGGCCAAATCAATGCCAATTGATACTTCGGCTGCCATATGCTTTAGTTTAGCTTTCATGCTGCTGCTTTTAATTACTCAATGGATAAGCCTTGCTTTAAAATACTACCTAGTCCCGGCAAGTAAGGAGGAACAATCATGA
- a CDS encoding M14 family metallopeptidase: MDYIDGISKVYPTTGSIQLFRKAELAAEYHNPTDRERFWLFFMNEVMPEIVELLPLGKVGLGKTAPFFSRLLVEIFMSEEERKLGIEEERISSLEALHEDIYFNVLDYFEHLGKNKTGLRWDAPGGVHPFMHIKQGAKPSARIELYGFTPQVKNEVSTKTLRFSSNSIEPVSCIIQASSGEERLLFHEQWESISLPAWNEEVEKLASLPGVHSWLGGISYEGCVIPVLDVIKPSAEDFYSPHKLSLYKPTILIETGHHANEVSSSPAVREMVKEIVEGQQDLLNKVNIIVIPTSNPDGSNLHSILAADNPEWKHHAARYNAVGLEFANVRYKNTIFGEADVVPNAIHRWLPDVLIDGHGIPGHEWIQPFAGFSSPPRFPVSYSIPNAFIYGITRDLDKNQFPEHRRIQDFLISGVTEKIRKIEAIRTKNEYWRNRYRKYGTQWLPDYFPIEEQDGMNFYHWDTKVDQASHVYISRYPEWCSADFITEAADETVYGDTLAGCIYAQKSFYLGVIENMAACKSMVRVTSENGYIKNVRKRPLQST, translated from the coding sequence ATGGATTATATTGATGGGATTAGCAAGGTCTATCCCACAACCGGGTCAATCCAGCTCTTTCGCAAAGCTGAATTGGCTGCAGAATACCATAATCCAACAGATAGAGAGCGTTTCTGGTTATTCTTCATGAATGAAGTGATGCCTGAAATAGTGGAACTTCTGCCGTTAGGTAAGGTCGGCCTGGGAAAAACTGCACCTTTTTTTAGCCGTCTCTTGGTTGAAATTTTTATGAGTGAAGAAGAGAGAAAATTAGGAATTGAAGAGGAGCGGATTTCCTCTCTGGAAGCTTTACATGAAGATATCTATTTCAATGTGCTGGATTACTTTGAACATTTGGGCAAAAATAAGACGGGTCTTCGCTGGGATGCTCCTGGAGGAGTACATCCTTTTATGCATATAAAGCAGGGAGCAAAGCCATCAGCTAGGATTGAGCTTTATGGGTTTACTCCACAAGTGAAAAATGAAGTATCAACAAAAACATTGAGGTTTAGTTCAAATAGTATAGAACCCGTTTCCTGCATCATTCAAGCATCGAGCGGGGAAGAAAGGTTACTGTTCCATGAACAGTGGGAATCTATTTCTTTACCAGCTTGGAATGAAGAGGTTGAGAAGCTGGCTAGTTTACCAGGGGTTCATTCATGGCTTGGTGGTATTTCCTACGAAGGCTGTGTTATACCTGTATTGGATGTTATAAAGCCTAGTGCTGAGGATTTTTATTCTCCCCATAAACTATCTTTATACAAACCAACCATCCTAATCGAAACAGGCCATCATGCCAACGAGGTATCAAGCTCGCCAGCTGTACGTGAAATGGTCAAAGAGATTGTAGAAGGACAACAGGACTTATTAAACAAAGTGAATATTATTGTCATTCCTACTTCAAATCCGGATGGTTCTAATTTACACAGCATACTGGCAGCTGATAACCCGGAATGGAAGCACCATGCCGCAAGATATAATGCCGTTGGTCTGGAGTTTGCGAATGTTCGCTATAAAAATACGATTTTCGGAGAGGCCGATGTTGTCCCGAATGCAATTCATCGCTGGCTTCCCGATGTGCTAATCGATGGCCACGGCATTCCAGGGCATGAATGGATTCAGCCATTTGCTGGCTTTAGCAGTCCGCCACGCTTCCCGGTTTCGTATTCGATTCCGAACGCTTTCATTTATGGAATTACGAGAGATCTTGATAAAAATCAATTTCCTGAACACCGCAGAATCCAGGATTTTCTCATTTCCGGGGTAACAGAAAAGATTAGGAAAATAGAAGCAATTCGAACGAAGAATGAATATTGGAGAAATCGATATCGTAAATATGGTACCCAGTGGCTTCCAGACTATTTTCCAATCGAAGAACAGGATGGCATGAATTTTTATCATTGGGATACGAAAGTCGACCAAGCCTCGCACGTGTATATATCCCGCTATCCTGAGTGGTGCAGCGCCGATTTTATTACCGAGGCAGCGGATGAAACGGTGTATGGTGATACATTAGCTGGCTGTATTTATGCTCAAAAATCGTTCTATCTAGGTGTAATTGAAAATATGGCAGCGTGTAAATCTATGGTTAGAGTAACTAGCGAAAATGGATACATCAAAAATGTGAGGAAGCGGCCGCTTCAGAGTACATAA
- a CDS encoding NERD domain-containing protein, whose protein sequence is MIFKSRTEPEKLKILRVLNTRMILTPEEKKYYLNLEKGYEGEVQFDLLTEKLQSDCLILNDLLLEVNNTTFQIDTLIIFSETIYLFEVKNFEGDFYYDADKLLTLSGKEIKNPLDQMKRSNSLLRQLLQNLSVNLPIEAYVISINPEFTLYQTPINLPIIFPTQLNRFLKKLDTKPSRLNSVHKKLADKLVSLHQTESPYSRLPPYEYHQLKKGMTCKRCHSFSMFVRGKKVVCSECGCDEVIESAVLRSVEELKLLFPDRKITTNGVHEWCSFIDSKKYISRILRKNYKIKSFGQWSYYE, encoded by the coding sequence ATGATTTTTAAATCCCGAACTGAACCAGAAAAATTAAAGATTCTAAGAGTTTTAAACACACGAATGATCCTAACACCGGAAGAGAAGAAGTATTATTTAAATCTTGAAAAAGGCTATGAAGGTGAAGTTCAGTTTGATTTATTGACCGAGAAGCTTCAAAGTGATTGCTTGATTTTAAACGATTTGCTGCTTGAAGTAAACAACACAACATTCCAAATTGATACATTGATTATTTTTAGCGAAACAATTTACCTTTTTGAAGTAAAAAATTTTGAGGGTGATTTTTATTACGACGCAGACAAATTACTTACGCTTTCGGGAAAGGAAATCAAAAATCCACTAGACCAAATGAAACGAAGCAACTCCCTGCTCCGTCAGCTCCTACAAAATCTAAGTGTTAATTTACCTATTGAAGCATACGTCATTTCCATAAACCCCGAGTTCACCTTATATCAAACCCCAATTAACCTCCCAATTATTTTTCCGACACAGCTTAATCGCTTTTTGAAAAAATTAGACACAAAGCCATCACGTTTAAATAGCGTTCATAAAAAGCTCGCTGACAAACTGGTTTCATTGCATCAAACTGAATCACCCTATTCCCGATTGCCACCCTATGAGTATCATCAGCTGAAAAAGGGCATGACGTGCAAAAGATGCCACTCTTTTTCGATGTTTGTCCGAGGAAAGAAGGTAGTGTGTAGTGAATGTGGATGTGACGAAGTGATTGAATCAGCCGTTTTGCGCAGTGTGGAGGAATTAAAGCTTCTTTTTCCAGATCGGAAAATAACAACAAATGGCGTTCATGAATGGTGCAGTTTTATTGATTCAAAAAAATATATAAGTAGGATACTTCGAAAAAACTATAAAATTAAGAGTTTTGGACAATGGTCTTATTACGAGTAA
- a CDS encoding CAP domain-containing protein has protein sequence MFRFFRFIVILFLLYLSWPFIQKQLAGTNFETAIESIQSNLKENPQVAATIETIYEEMQQALKQLNLEALPQTQPKIAPVKKETLKKPARQVFSVYNVELGDTKADIERHLGAAKRSTMNEYGTKWFTYHDHYQNFIMVMYDQNNKAVGLYTDQDLISSTNGIKLGSKKADVRAKLGEPITRIQKGLMIYQLQENEEYDLFLLNGVYATIFYDKHENETVTAIQLINKNVEQKKTDIYTKASPALKEGFEYQLFDLTNASRVNHQLPILTWDQHVRETARKHSTDMAVHHYFDHTDLKGKSPFDRMADDHIIFHLAGENLAYGQFSSIFAHEGLMNSLGHRENILRNGYEFLGVGVDFNNQSQPYYTENFYAK, from the coding sequence ATGTTTCGGTTTTTTAGGTTCATTGTTATTTTATTTTTATTATATTTATCTTGGCCGTTTATTCAAAAACAGTTGGCTGGCACCAATTTTGAAACGGCGATTGAATCCATTCAATCTAACTTGAAGGAAAACCCACAAGTTGCGGCAACGATCGAGACTATATATGAAGAAATGCAACAAGCTTTGAAACAGCTTAACTTAGAAGCACTTCCGCAAACTCAACCGAAAATTGCTCCGGTAAAAAAAGAAACATTAAAGAAGCCTGCCAGGCAAGTATTTTCTGTTTACAATGTGGAGCTTGGAGATACAAAAGCGGACATTGAACGTCATTTAGGAGCTGCAAAGCGCTCAACCATGAATGAATACGGGACAAAATGGTTTACCTATCACGATCACTATCAAAATTTTATAATGGTTATGTATGATCAAAACAATAAAGCTGTCGGTTTATACACGGACCAGGATTTAATCTCATCCACCAATGGCATCAAATTGGGCAGCAAGAAGGCTGATGTACGTGCGAAGCTGGGCGAACCGATTACTAGAATTCAAAAAGGATTGATGATCTACCAGCTTCAAGAAAATGAGGAATATGATTTGTTTCTGCTTAATGGAGTGTATGCGACAATTTTCTATGATAAACATGAGAACGAAACGGTAACAGCAATACAATTGATTAACAAAAACGTAGAACAAAAGAAAACAGATATTTACACAAAAGCTAGTCCAGCATTAAAGGAAGGTTTTGAGTACCAGTTATTTGATTTAACAAATGCCTCCCGCGTCAATCATCAGCTCCCTATCCTAACGTGGGATCAGCATGTCAGGGAAACGGCCCGGAAACATAGTACCGATATGGCTGTACATCATTATTTTGATCATACGGATCTTAAGGGAAAATCACCGTTTGATCGTATGGCAGATGACCATATCATCTTTCATTTAGCTGGAGAAAACCTTGCTTATGGGCAGTTTAGCAGTATTTTTGCCCATGAGGGTTTGATGAACTCACTAGGACATCGTGAAAATATCCTTCGCAACGGTTACGAGTTTTTAGGAGTCGGCGTAGACTTTAATAATCAATCACAGCCGTACTATACGGAGAATTTCTATGCAAAATAA
- a CDS encoding class I SAM-dependent methyltransferase: MKDKVLEAYAKLAKDYELNVDTESGSNAYYERPAMMQLLPDNMEGLAVLDAGCAAGWYTEQFVQRGAKVTAIDISPEMVDAAKRRVGNGANIMVHDLSKSLQLQDHSFDLIISSLTLHYIDNWDMTFHELNRVLKPGGQFVFSVHHPFMDFTMFDRPDYFAHELLVDEWNKKESGLVEVTFFRMPLQEIMNVTAKYFILEKLVEPQAVPEFIEKLPESANWYNQLLKNPHFLIVKSRKGLE; this comes from the coding sequence ATGAAAGATAAAGTCTTAGAGGCCTATGCCAAACTAGCCAAGGATTATGAACTAAATGTCGATACGGAAAGTGGCAGCAATGCCTATTACGAGCGCCCTGCGATGATGCAGCTGCTGCCGGACAACATGGAAGGTCTTGCTGTATTGGATGCCGGCTGTGCGGCGGGCTGGTATACAGAGCAATTTGTGCAGCGCGGTGCAAAGGTTACAGCAATTGATATAAGTCCGGAAATGGTCGATGCAGCCAAAAGAAGAGTTGGTAATGGAGCAAACATAATGGTCCATGATTTGAGCAAATCTCTACAGTTACAAGATCATTCATTTGACCTCATCATTAGTTCACTGACTCTCCACTATATCGACAATTGGGACATGACTTTCCATGAGCTGAACCGCGTCTTAAAGCCGGGCGGACAGTTTGTTTTTTCTGTCCATCACCCGTTTATGGACTTTACAATGTTTGACAGGCCTGATTATTTTGCCCATGAATTATTGGTGGATGAATGGAACAAGAAGGAGTCGGGACTTGTTGAGGTCACCTTTTTCCGAATGCCGCTTCAGGAAATCATGAATGTCACGGCTAAATATTTTATATTGGAAAAACTTGTGGAGCCCCAGGCTGTTCCCGAGTTTATAGAAAAGCTGCCCGAGTCGGCAAACTGGTACAACCAGCTTTTGAAAAACCCACATTTCCTGATAGTAAAGTCCCGTAAAGGTTTGGAATGA
- a CDS encoding acetamidase/formamidase family protein, with the protein MIHTLDIKSQNLHGTFSKDYQPILTIDSGDSIRLSTPDIQWGYSKSKEEERVIFQSRENEAKPGHPMIGPIAIRSAKPGMVLEVKLNDIVPGWYGRNWAGGIQNWQNTQLGLTEVEKVQLDWEFNTMTNTGSCTIGENKFHVGLQPFIGLMGVAPAEPGVHPTPPPRYCGGNIDCKELVRGSSLFLPISADGGLFQLEMVTLHKEMGKFPVLP; encoded by the coding sequence TTGATACATACACTAGATATTAAAAGCCAAAACTTACACGGAACATTTAGTAAGGATTATCAACCCATTTTGACCATCGATTCAGGGGATTCTATCAGGTTATCAACACCTGATATTCAATGGGGATACTCAAAGTCAAAGGAAGAAGAACGAGTTATTTTTCAATCGAGAGAGAATGAGGCAAAGCCTGGTCACCCAATGATCGGACCTATTGCGATTCGCAGCGCAAAACCTGGTATGGTTTTAGAAGTTAAATTGAATGATATTGTCCCAGGATGGTATGGACGAAATTGGGCAGGCGGTATACAGAATTGGCAAAACACGCAGCTTGGATTAACGGAGGTAGAGAAAGTTCAACTAGATTGGGAATTTAATACAATGACTAATACTGGTTCATGTACAATTGGGGAAAATAAATTCCATGTCGGACTCCAGCCCTTCATTGGTTTAATGGGAGTTGCTCCTGCGGAACCTGGCGTGCACCCAACACCTCCTCCACGTTATTGCGGTGGGAATATTGACTGCAAGGAACTAGTAAGAGGAAGTAGTCTGTTTTTACCGATTTCTGCAGATGGAGGCCTCTTTCAATTGGAGATGGTCACGCTGCACAAGGAGATGGGGAAGTTTCCGGTACTGCCATAG